A window of Saimiri boliviensis isolate mSaiBol1 chromosome 1, mSaiBol1.pri, whole genome shotgun sequence genomic DNA:
TTAGTCATGGCATAATTTTGAGACAGATCCTTCTGGAAAGTTATCCATACTTACTTTCCTTCATAATGCTCTGGCTTCATGAGGACATTTAGTAAAATTACACTTGAACTACTAGCAATTACAGACTTAATCACATTTTGTCCtgagttgtaatttttttatttatccatctCTGCTGGCCTGCAGCTGGCAGTAAGCAAGTAAGTTTTTGTTTGCAATTGTGAGACCAGTGCATTTTTTTACTCAGAATATCACAGTGGTTAGCCCACATGCCAGACTCCAAAAGCTCATACTTGGGCTACTTAGAGGATGCTCAGTTCCCTTTCTATTCTGTGATCCTGTGATATCGTATATGTGGAAGTGTACCAGAATtcctggggaagaaaaaaagaagcagcaaacacaaacatttttttaataaataaaagaaggtgTGAATGgaaaaactctaaaatattaatagtagcTACAGACACATGATGGGATGTTGCTGGGTGTTCTCTCTTTCAGATAGCTTTGGCACCCTGTGCTGGGCCCTGGAGAACGACCCATGAAGACTATCCTTGGGCTTGCTCCTCTGCCCTCTGCTTTCTGCTTAGGTTCAGCcagtggagaggaggaggagagtggaGTTGGGATATCTATTCCTCTGGCCCCATGCATACAGAATTGTCTTGGGCTGGCCGAATCCCTTAAATGGCAGTCAAAGCTTGTCTTAGTGCACTCAGGATGCTGTAAGGAATTATCATGGATGGGGTAGTTTATAagcaatggaaatttatttcttggaGTTCTGAGAGTGGAAGTCTGCAATCAGGTTGCCAGCActgtcaggttctggtgaggaccctcttccaggttgcagactgccatcttctcattgtatccttacatggggaaagagaaaaggagagctCCCTGGGGtgccttttataagggcactaatcccatcatgtaGGAAATCAGTACATAACACAGCTCTTCTCCAGGAGGGCTTCTCCAAGTCACTCTCTCCTTTTGGGTTCTGGTCAATACTACTTCCCCTAAAACCCCTGTTGAAGCCTAGGGGTTTTGAGAGTCCCACTTTTTCTAGCTGCAGGATACTTCCTTAttcttgttgatttctttttcatctttctaaagATACTAGTGATCATTGCCCAAATAGCTCACAATCAATGGCACGACCTGGGTGCTCAATTAAAGAAATGTTGGTTGCTGTTAGTTATCCTTTGGCTAAGCAGGTGTGTGCTCACATACTGTTTTTGTCTTAGATCCAAGAGTTGAAGATTGGCTCCTCATGTCCTCGCCTCTGCCGCAAACCATCCTCCTAGGACTGTATGTCTATTTCGTCACTTCTCTGGGACCAAAGCTCATGGAAAATCGCAAGCCCTTTGAACTCAAGAAAGTGATGATAACGTACAACTTTTTCATAGTACTGTtttctgtgtatatgtgttatgAGGCAAGTGTCTTCAGTATTCCTAATGGGAGAATTTTACCTGAGTCTTTCTCTGTGTCACTATGTTTTCTATTATAAGGGTAACCTTTGCAATTTAAGGAATTTAGAAACTGATCTCACTAGAGCAGGTATTTGCCAAAATAGTGTTAGAAATAGACCAAATAATAAGCTCATTTGAGGATCTCAGTATAATCTATACCACagacaatgagaaaaattaacatcTAGTCCATGGATTTGTACATGGTTGCCTTAATGGATGATTGAAGGGGATCCATAAATTTTAGTTTTGAGAAAACTCATAACTAAAGTAGTGAAGCTGGTAAGTGGAGCGCTGatatttgaacccaggtctatcTGACATCAGAGTTCATCTTGACTCAGTAATGAAATATCATCATCATGGTAGAAACCTTTGGTTTCTGGATACTCTGATGAACTATAGGATGGTAGACTGTTTCAGTTGGTTTAGCTGGGCTTTGTGGGGACAGAGAGCATAGACTTAGTAAAGCAGTAGGTGAGGGAGCctgttccttaattttttttcccattaactCTTTAATTCATTACTGTTCCTTAATTGTCAATAAGAGAGATGGGGCTCTTCCAGGACCCTAAAACAGATTCAcgaattttctctcttcctctgtacTATTaacatgcctcagccacccccaTGCATGTTCTTTTCTGAGATTCCTTGCTTCTTTTCCAACTCTGGCTGGCTTCATCATCCTTTTTTATTAACTTCCTCTGTAGCATAGCTTGTGCTTAGTCATAACTAGGGCTCACAAGGGCCCAATATGGCCCCACTGACCTCTCCTGATGCCATAGTCTCTCCACATGCATTTTTCTGACCTGACTCTTGCTACAGATCCACCAGATTTGATCACTTTAAATCTACTCTGGctgaccaggtatggtggcttacacctgtaatctcagcactttgggaggctgaagtaagaggattgctcaagcccaggagtttgagaccagcctcaacaacatagggagaaaaaaaaaattgcctggtGTGGCAGTAAacacccgtggtcccagctacttgggagactgaggtgagaggatcacttgagcctgggaggtcaaagctgcagtgagccatgatcatgtcttCTGAtggaacaagaccctgtcttaaaaaaaataaaataagaaatctaCTCCAGCCTTATTTTTCACAGACCTCCCTATAGTTGGGACTCACTCTGCTGCTTTCCAtttctcctattttattttcaaaattaactcACAGGCTACTCTTACCGTCCCTTCAGGAGTATGAGCAACTGAGAGGGAAAGAGTGATAGAGATGGGAGCAAAGAAGACACAAGGTCCTAGCATGTTATGGGACAGCATGTTGTAGTAAGGGATAAGGACATACCTGAAAGTCAGGAGATTAGGGACTAGTTAGTTCTAGTTCTGCCACTGACTGGCTGGCTGCCTGGTTTTTAGCAAGTTACTTcatctttctgggcctcagttctcTCATTTTTTGAAGACAGGATTGAACCAAATAGTCTCTCAGATCCCTTCTTGTTCTCAAATTCTTAGGGTCTGTGTCTGATTGGCCATTGATTGTAATGTCCCCAAATATATTTCTTGGCCTTTGAAAGAATCAACAGTCAGCTTTGATTCCTACTTGATCAAATACAGTGTAAAAGAAggttttaaaatatctgaatttgaGACTTTCTGACTCTTGTTTACTGCTAATACTTGAGTTACTTATGGGTAGTTTCAGCAATTACCtgccaaatataaattattaatttttgaattcaggaaattctttctcttttctttcttttcttttttctctctttctctttcattctttctttcattcattctttttctttctttcttttcttccttctttcctttgctttccctccctcccttctttcttagaattctccttccttccttccttctgtcctgtttttctttctttctcccttctctctttctctctctcttcaccttcctccctccctcccctctctttctctctctctctttcttttattctctctctctctctctctctctctctctctctctctcactttccaaaagggtcttgctctgtcagccaagctgtagtgcagtggcacaatcttagctcactacagccttgacttcccaggctcacatgatcctcccactttagccttcaaaatagctgggactacaggcatgtgctaccatgtctggctagttttttaattttttgtagagattgtattttgccatgttgccaagactggtttcaaactcctaggctctagTGATctgcttccctcagcctcccaaagtgtgggattacaagtatgacccactgagcctggcctaatttttcttattactaGTCTGgattatagacatatatatgtaaagttcCACAGGCTGTTAGAATGCTCTTAAATATTCTACGCTTGTTACACAAAGGCTTTTGACAGCCACACGGCATGTCATCCATCTGTTGATGGCACATCTGAACACATAGTTTTTTGTATGGAATATGATTTCATTTGGTTTACAAAGCAAACACCTCCACTGGTGATATTAGGCCAAATTTGAAGAAGGTGAAAGGGAGGCACATCAGACTGAAGGAACTCAGGTGCCTTATTGTATGTTAATTGTTTGAAAGTGCTAGTTACTTGGCACCAGACACTAGCAGAGACCACTTAAGACCCAGTAAAAGGCCAAGTCACACAACTTTCATGCAACACAGTGCATAGAGTATTATATTAGTTAGAGTGAGTCTGAGCACAGGAGAATATGAGGACACTCACTGACAGCAGGACAGTATAAAACAGAATTAGCCATTTCTGTGTCATGTGCCCTTATTCCTTTGGGAAAATCTAttgatttgtttttgaaagatatttttcttgttcATGAAATACATGTTGTGCTTTTTGGAGTCTTAATTTTCAAGATTTTATAACTTACTAAGTTAACAGTGTGATTAAATTATAAGTCAAGCTAGGGGCTAGTCTCAGAAAAGAATGATGCACTTCATAATACCATCGTATCTAATAATTGTTcttctcttttgtctcttttctttgaaCTGTCAGAATATTATTCTGACAATGCCACATAAGCTTTTGTTTCTAGaatgtaatttattataaagttGCAATTTTACCTTTAATAGTaattaaaactagaaatttaaaatggtTCAATGGCAGAAAAGGATATAACCATTATACTGAGAGAGAAGATCTTCCAGGGAGGATTTGGCATGTATAAGAAGtcagagaaaagaaatactgaTCATATTGTCAGTACACTAAATTAAGCATACCATTTCATATatgtgttaatttaaaattagagCCTTGGCTTTTCCTTTTCAGATACTGTTTTAAAAGAAGCCCTTCCCACCATCAAACTGAAAGAATGTCAGCATAATCTTTGAATTACAGTTCAGATTTATCAACAATAGGTTCTTTCTTCTCACCACCAGCCTTGGATCACTTTGTGGGTGCGTTGGCATTAAGGCCTGCCGGATTGCACTTTTATTGTTTACAAGAGTATTTTCCTCTTACTTGTCTTGTGGATCCACAGTAAAACTATCAATAATATCTGAGCTGTGGACTACCAGTCTACATCATACTCACCAGCCAATGATGGGAAAAGCCCAGTTGTCTCAGCTCTCTCATGAGTACattaaggcattctggtttcCATGTTTACTTACTGACGAAGTAGAAAGACTGGAAATTGCTAGAAAAGACTGATCCAGATCTAGGTATTCCTCTAAGAGTACACAAACACGTTCACTCCCACACATACAGCTGAATCTAAGATAAATCACCTACCAGTATTTGCTGCGTAAGCAAAACACCCCTCCAAGTGTTTTATTCTTCACATATTAGAATAATCATCCCAAGAGATGAGCATTTTGGTGAGAACACggtttatataaataatatatgagtTTGTGGTTTGTGTTTGTTCCAGCTACCTTCTCCTCTGCACTGACTACTGACTCAGCTGAAAATGTAATGAACAGATACTATCAAAACTACCTTTGTTTGGGCTATTGGGAAAATGCTTTCCTTTCTTAATATGCATGTGCTCTCTTGCAGTTTGTGATGTCTGGCTGGGGTACAGGTTATTCATTTCAATGTGAAATTGTTGACTATTCACGGTCACCCACAGCTTTGAGGGTAAGTTTCTCTTTGGAAAATCTTGAAATTCAAAATCAGTGTTAAAATTTTGTCAATTGTTtgtaacattaaatgtaaactgAGAATAAGCAAATGACTCAATTATCAGATTGTGTGTTGTGGAGAGAAAAAGCTAAAAAttacaagaaggaaagaaagtcccatgtataattttctataaaatgaaaattggtgcttttctttttgaatttcttGGATTTAAGAATAATTTCACGTCTGGTgtctcagaaattaaaaataaaattaccataagATCTATCAATTCTACTTATGGGTTTATACCTAAAAGAATCAAAAACAGACTTGAAGAGACATTTGTGCAgccatgtttacagcagcattattcataatagccaaaaggtacaATCAACGCTAGTGTCCATGACGGATGGataaacaaggccaggcatggtggctcatgcttttaatcctatcactttgggaggccgaggtgagtggattgagctctggagttcaagatcagcccaggcaacacagtgaaaccccatctctacaaaaatataaaaattagccgggcatggtggcatgtgtctatagtcccagctactcaggaagctgagacagaagaattgcttgaacccaggaggtggaggttacagtgagccaagatcacaccattgcactccaggctgggtgacagagtgagactctgtctcaaaaaaaaaaaaaaaaaaaaaaaaaaaaaagataagtggataaacaaaatgtgacataatcatagaatggaatatgattcagcaTTTAAAAGGAAGGGAATTCTAACTCATGCTACAACAGGGATGAACCCtgaggacactatgctaagtgaaacaattTGGTCACAacaggacaaatactgcataatttggcttatatgaggtacccagggtaatcaaattcatagacacaTAAAGTAGAATTGTAGCTAGGGTTAGGGGCGAGGAGGAATGGGATGTAGTTAAATAGGTATAGTttcaattttgcaagatgaaaaagttctataGATGGATGGTGGCGAATGGTTGAACAACAGTGTGAAGGTACTTAATGCCACTTAACTATGTACTAAAAAATGGTAAACATGAcagattttatgttatgtatattttaccaaaattttaaaaaataagcttttattccatataaaaaataaataaaatgaatttatatttatttgtgctTCTGCAGATGGCACATACCTGCTGGCTTTATTACTTCTCCAAATTTATTGAGCTATTAGATACGGTGAGTGTATGGCCATCACATTTGGTAAATGTttgatctcttaaaaaaaatgtttgatctTTCAGTGAAAGCAATCAACTGCTGTAGTTTCACTTGTCTGataacttttatttctcctttcaggtAGACCTACTGTTatcttttttaaccttttattatcAGTAACTTTAGAGAATAGACaggataactttattttttcagtattttgcaAACTCTAAAAGGTTTCTGTTATGTAGCTATCACTTGATTAAGATAAGCATGTAACTATGTTATATACTACAAAGCTGCATCTTTACATAGATGGATGACAGTTTTATGAATCAAGTTCAGGAAGTAAAAAGCTAAAAACATCTTacctttgttgtttgttttgttttttttcatccCAAAGCACAGTCATCTATATTCCTTTAGGAGAATAAGTGCTTAAAAATTCATAAACTTAAACTAGAATGTTGAATTACTCCTGGGGTATCAATAATTCAGCTGCTTTTCTGAAGTCTGTGCTTACTGGGCACTATCTCTTCCTACTTCAGATCCCGGTGAGGATTAACTCTGAATTTGGATGACCGGTCCTGGGAGAAGCAAGTGTCAAGGGTTAGGGTCTGTGATTTGGAGGAGAAAGCCATGCGCCTTTGTTTCCAGTGTAGTTTAGGAAAGCTGAATATTTGTTATATCTTTGTAGCAAGTGTATCTTGGTTATTTGGAGCTAGTTTTGGCTCTGAGACTGGAAAGTGTGTTTACTTTGGAATGCATACTATATTTCTTATAGGAACTCTCAATATGCTTCACCTTTTCAAATGACTAATCACATAATGTTAGAACTGGAACGGGCTTGTGTGAACATAAAATACAGTGATTCGCAAACTTTAACATGTGTTTAGAATCATTTGGAagacttgttaaaacacagatgcCTAGAtccccacccccagagtttctgactcaCTGGGGTCTTAGATGGAGctcaaaatttgcatttctaagaagTTCTCAGATGATGCTAGTGCTATtggtccagggaccacatttCGAGAACCTGTATTCTAGTGGTTCTCAGCCCAAATTGTGCAATAGAATTAATTGCATTAGAGAAAACaatgatgacaaaaaaaaaaggccctacCCCCAGGGATTTGGTGCCAAATGGTCTGGAAGAAAGACCAAgcatagctatttttaaaaagctgcttgGATATTGTAATATGCAGCCATGGTTGAGAAGCATTAGTCCAGAACCTTCACTCTGAGAAATTGAAGCCaagaagttaaatgacttacCCAGAGGACTGCTGCTACTGACTGGGACTAGGACCCAGATTGATACTGTACGGCTTTTTCTCTTGTACCACTCAGCTGTTTTCTCTGTGCATACGCAAATGCATTTTGGCTTCATTGTTTCTGCTTTGCATGTTCTCAGTTCCAGCTTCCATAAGGAAACTGTGCTGCTTCTATGTCCTTTCCTAAACCACATTTCTCAAATACTCCTCTTAATCCTTTTCTTTGTGCTATTCTGTTTAGTCTTGTATTTAAAAGCCTTAACACTCGTATTATGAATTTCACTTTGGAAAGTTTTTTATAcatttccccctcccccagaTTCTACCTTTTTGTTTATAGAGTTTTTATAAACCACAGGATATGTTCACTCTGAGTGttaccttccttccccttctcaatttttttctctgcagttttgctttcttttccatcATATTTCTCATATTAACTTTTCAACTTTTTCTACCTTcgtttttctttaatatttgctaACTTTTGATCTGTTGCAAGTCCTCTTCATTTGCCTAATTCTTTATCCACATCAGTAAGATATATTAGAGAGCAATTTGGAGTATTTCAATCCTAAGTCTTCTACTTTCCTATATACTTCAAAAtccagtgggatttttttttttaaccaatacaATTTCTTTCAGTAACTTTTGGCCACGTTCCTTACTTtatatctttgatttttaaatctacaTAAAGTTTCATTTCACCTTTTTATTGGTTCTGCCATGTGTAAGCATGTTACCTAAGTTTCTTTATAATAATTAGCTTTTGAGCTGCCCCTTGGGGAATTAGCTGCTTCTATAAGCATTCTATAAGGCAACGCttttagataaaattataaaatactttgcaCTTTGCCAATATTTTTGTAATACTCAATACACTATCACATGATTTTATATGAACTTgatattctttaaattatttcagatcTTTTTTGTTCTGCGCAAGAAAAATAGCCAAGTGACTTTCCTTCATGTATTTCATCATACCATCATGCCATGGACCTGGTGGTTTGGAGTCAAATTTGCTGCAGGTAGGCAAGGGAAAGTTGTGATCATGTGTTATAAACAATAACATTTCTATAtgctataaacaaaaatatttttctgaaatgtgatttataagaaactaaaaaaatcagTCACTTTGTTTATACTTTTTTCATGAATTATTACTTGAAAACTAAACATAAGACTCTTAAAATAATTGGGTTTTCCCCACTCTTTAGATATGCATAACTTCTGGCCACAGCCTTCTACATATATTctttagttgttttgtttgtattttacttttttcccaaaaagctttattaaatatctttaaataaataaataaaatggtaaaagctTTGGCTTTATAGGAGTATAGTTAGAGAACAATTTCCTTTATGTTCCCAGGAAGTTAGAATGCTTATCCCAAATTCCATGTCTTATTTGCCTTCAAATTTCTAATAGCTGACACACACTCTAACCCCTAATAGCTCTTTAAAGATGTGTCAAATTGTGGTTACCCCAAATTTCTAAAGCATCCTACCATGTTAAAGGATGTATTGATACTGTTTCTAAGGTCCAAAATAGTTTAAATTGAAAACTTGGAAAAcaggttatttgtttctttttcattttagggtTCTGAACATCTAGAATTGGAGAAACCAGAAGTAATTTTATCCTATTATGCAGTTTTAAATCAGTGATATCCCCAAGGGGATATATTCTTCTTACCTTAGGAAAATTTGGTTGGGGAATTTATTTATTGCAGTTTCTTAAATTCTAGAAGTCTTCAAATAGGTCCATAGCTCATAACATTTCTGTGAATAGTTTGCCTCTACTGGCCTTTCTGACTCTGCTAGACTAAAAGAAAGGAGGAACCACAATTGAGGAACTCTCGTTTGAGTTCTAGACTCTCTAAGCATGGAGGAAAAAGATCTACATGTCTCAGAGCATGAGAGGACATGGataagccagtgtctagaagggGATGCCAGAACCCAGAGGAGCCACAGGGGCTGCAAATCATGAGTAAAAGCTGTCCCTACCATGGCTTATGGGCATCGGATTTTCCAGGATGTAAAATACCTCCTTGCTCAAAATTGGCATTTATTATTGAGGAATTATTTAAGTAAATGTAGCTGCTTTTTCCTATAATATTTGTAGGAAAAACATTTACCTTACATTAAAACAAGATAGTCCCAGCGGTGTTCATTTCTCAAATCAATGGTAACTGTATTATTTAATCTCAATTATCTTACTTATCCTTactttctgtgtttctgtttctt
This region includes:
- the ELOVL7 gene encoding very long chain fatty acid elongase 7; translation: MAFSDLTSRTVRLYDNWMKDADPRVEDWLLMSSPLPQTILLGLYVYFVTSLGPKLMENRKPFELKKVMITYNFFIVLFSVYMCYEFVMSGWGTGYSFQCEIVDYSRSPTALRMAHTCWLYYFSKFIELLDTIFFVLRKKNSQVTFLHVFHHTIMPWTWWFGVKFAAGGLGTFHAFLNTAVHVVMYSYYGLSALGPAYQKYLWWKKYLTSLQLVQFVIVTIHIGQFFFMEDCKYQFPVFLYVIMSYGFIFLLLFLHFWYRAYTKGQRLPKTVKNGTCKSKDH